A genomic stretch from Pomacea canaliculata isolate SZHN2017 linkage group LG2, ASM307304v1, whole genome shotgun sequence includes:
- the LOC112557425 gene encoding calmodulin-binding transcription activator 1-like isoform X1: MSNIEGPTTSQPPPDNSQDDDASKVELPDQLQKILPATEFPHSLTRWNTNEEIAAILIAFDRHKEWLLLEPRIRPPSGSLLMYNRKKVMFRRDGYCWKKRRDGKTNREDHMKLKVKGVECIYGSYVHSAILPTFHRRCYWLLQNPHVVLVHYLNVPNHPNSPKPSLLPVLSGDMRKKEWTKEELVDQLRPMLASGRLGELHPDQDHKVEEMLEAIFQLLVGAQEDDTAKPVAMDTTHHQPLPCGGNTMATAASTLVSHCSVGGISRTLSTPLAQPQVQCTPHNCSKQELELICLPQPGGQHFQGCVSTTPHLQVTPSTLVHHHHSLQQQQPLQQPAAASTTTSSTQSQHDLHFPVVTHDYQQLQSADMTTTASSSSLTLATFSPAYLMTASPSLHPPGSVSTESLSTTITNSPQVQGQTVIPATVSLLASITSPEQAHVVIAEPATASSLTTTSDSLPHKLFSVTAPSGLFKSEVSSDLPQEQRPHQHQQVLTRASSLNNVGGSVPTQNQSGTGMVQLCAGSLIVKDNRDSVLGGLPNVITFGSGNPGASAPQTVPLPSQPDPTPAKDIPLFAANPLAPSSDTSGCDAGQVDEDCRGASGSGIDMGLADSSDNCDTLDGSFSSLPSTDLNLDLFLDLQDLDECAVDLAATTSLSPQRSANASLSCTQLDTSHLSLTSSATLVCSSSGNTKTNADSGGNPLVTSCVQIPSVSENGHVLPGSYLQSVTPAQLSPNHLQVETQSSSASLLLPSRWEVATTAEERHTLLVHSGSAQHLMTKDINIKNAGDVAGLCGAQQKNTRSLFTVGNFPSHHILGEDSAGDNLLEQTAVISDFSPDWSFTEGNTKILVAGPWCVSSATYTCIFGSKHVAATLIQPGVLRCFAPAHEAGQVTLQVAQNGFVISSSETFEFRSPASQQQQIQQQQQKQQQQIGQHQQHHQQIEVHIHADWFDMSCQHLMQLLLDRLGELKRRFISGEKPPSLCSDQVLSCDIQESDLVAHVEGLSKQLWCLDQMYPKVGHGGLTLLHLVSALGLAKLISVLIRWRSNNPSPALEYEVDAHSVDNHACTPLMWACAKGQTDAALTLYHWNSGPLRVCNKDGHLPLAVAHQRGHHNLATQLEQLEQAHFKAPAPAPAKVRCQSIEAPSSPCHQDLEMVHQPMSPEIVKVEPPEMAGIHNLELASTMQMSQATTPHHPPQAMQNHGKLVRRLSEQVISPSTSSVSPHGLSKRYSVDILTHETDSANIMDHPAYHTRDTSSEPRFPIKSKSEELVPDLQKAPSFNFFLESDNMLGVKRKAGRADHTFLLPHDPGQFPMDTDDTSVRSDSPFIDVEHVSDDEQDKQDDSKHQMVTLANQIIAAIPERIKLSPSKTEEEEDGSINRTRSESHSSSVPSQGSPRPSSSSFGDDSGISTPMTDSLAFDEYRYTDFGTPASSLSPDSTCLPSPYSPYSFALDSPPPTTAEFTEYFNAPATYMEKDFSQLTLSDQEQRKLYEAAKVIQNAYRHYRDKQQQQQHQKEIEAAVLIQSYYRRYKQYAYYKKMTQAAVLIQNQFRSYSAQKRKKNPGGSMQGVRRESERLKKGRNQSVIIQQRYRSHYQRKSLDGKEGATAIGATPDAPDSSPQPDESQQSCEASPPADAELSAGGSNIDSTNTSYS; this comes from the exons ATGAGCAACATAGAGGGGCCGACAACCAGTCAGCCACCCCCAGACAATAGTCAAG ACGATGATGCATCAAAAGTGGAATTACCAGACCAGTTGCAGAAGATTTTGCCTGCTACAGAATTTCCACACAGTCTCACTCGCTGGAATACCAATGAG GAAATAGCTGCTATTCTCATCGCATTTGATCGCCACAAAGAATGGCTGCTTTTAGAGCCCAGGATAAG ACCACCAAGTGGATCTCTCTTGATGTACAACCGCAAGAAAGTGATGTTCCGGCGAGATGGCTATTGTTGGAAAAAGAGACGGGATGGAAAGACCAATCGAGAAGACCATATGAAATTGAAGGTGAAAGGTGTGGAG TGCATCTATGGATCATATGTCCATTCTGCCATTCTCCCAACCTTTCATCGTAGATGCTATTGGCTTCTCCAA aATCCCCATGTGGTGCTTGTTCATTACCTGAATGTGCCAAACCATCCAAACAGCCCCAAACCAAGCCTATTGCCTGTTTTGTCTGGGGATATGCGCAAGAAGGAATGGACCAAAGAAGAACTTGTCGACCAACTCAGACCAATGT TGGCATCTGGTCGACTAGGAGAACTTCATCCTGATCAAGACCACAAG GTGGAGGAAATGCTGGAGGCCATTTTTCAGCTGCTGGTTGGTGCTCAGGAAGATGATACAGCAAAACCTGTTGCCATGGACACCACTCATCATCAGCCACTTCCCTGTGGTGGCAACACCATGGCTACTGCAGCATCAACATTGGTTTCACACTGTAGCGTTGGTGGCATCAGCAGAACCCTATCAACACCTTTAGCTCAGCCACAGGTGCAGTGTACCCCCCACAATTGCTCTAAGCAAGAATTGGAGTTGATCTGTCTGCCCCAGCCAGGTGGGCAACATTTCCAAGGCTGTGTGTCCACAACGCCTCATCTTCAGGTCACACCCAGCACTCTtgttcaccaccaccacagcttgcaacagcagcagccactGCAACAACctgcagcagcatcaacaaccACATCTTCCACTCAGTCACAGCACGACCTTCATTTTCCTGTAGTAACACATGACTACCAGCAGTTACAGAGTGCAGACATGACCACTACAGCATCGAGCAGCAGTCTGACCCTTGCCACCTTTTCACCAGCTTACTTGATGACTGCATCGCCATCTTTACATCCTCCTGGATCCGTGTCTACAGAATCTCTGAGCACAACGATCACAAACAGCCCTCAGGTACAAGGACAGACTGTAATCCCTGCCACCGTTAGTCTTTTGGCCAGCATCACAAGCCCAGAACAGGCCCATGTGGTAATAGCAGAGCCTGCCACTGCTAGCTCTCTTACCACAACTTCTGACTCTTTGCCCCACaaattgttttctgtgacaGCCCCTTCAGGGCTGTTCAAGTCTGAAGTTTCAAGTGATTTGCCCCAAGAGCAGCGACCACATCAGCACCAGCAGGTTTTGACCAGAGCATCCTCACTAAACAATGTAGGTGGCAGTGTCCCGACACAGAATCAGAGTGGCACCGGCATGGTGCAGCTGTGTGCTGGCAGCCTAATTGTCAAAGACAATAGGGATTCTGTACTTGGTGGCCTACCCAATGTAATCACTTTTGGTTCAGGAAATCCAGGTGCCTCAGCACCTCAGACTGTTCCTTTGCCCTCCCAACCTGACCCCACCCCTGCTAAAGACATTCCTTTGTTTGCGGCAAATCCCTTGGCTCCAAGCAGTGATACCAGCGGTTGTGATGCTGGGCAAGTTGATGAAGACTGTAGGGGTGCAAGTGGCAGTGGCATTGACATGGGACTTGCTGATAGTAGCGACAACTGTGATACCTTGGATGGCAGCTTCTCTTCCCTCCCTTCCACTGATCTCAACCTGGACCTTTTTCTTGATCTTCAAGATCTAGATGAGTGTGCAGTTGACTTAGCTGCAACAACATCTCTGTCTCCCCAACGCAGTGCTAATGCTTCTCTCTCATGCACCCAGTTGGACACATCTCATTTGTCTCTCACTTCCTCTGCTACCCTTGTGTGCAGCAGCAGTGGCAACACCAAAACTAATGCAGACTCGGGGGGTAATCCCTTGGTCACAAGCTGTGTACAGATTCCTTCTGTGAGTGAAAATGGTCACGTTCTCCCAGGCAGCTATCTGCAGTCAGTGACACCTGCTCAACTGTCTCCAAATCATTTACAGGTTGAAACTCAGTCTAGTAGTGCCAGCTTGCTTCTTCCTTCCAGGTGGGAGGTTGCCACAACAGCTGAAGAGAGACATACCCTTCTTGTACACAGTGGCAGTGCCCAGCATCTTATGacaaaagatattaatattaaaaatgctGGTGATGTGGCAGGCCTCTGTGGTGCTCAGCAGAAAAATACTCGGAGCCTATTTACTGTGGGCAACTTTCCATCACATCATATTCTTGGTGAAGATTCTGCTGGTGACAACTTGTTGGAACAGACAGCTGTTATTAGCGATTTTTCACCAGACTGGTCCTTTACAGAG GGAAACACAAAGATACTAGTGGCAGGTCCCTGGTGCGTCTCATCAGCTACATACACTTGCATCTTTGGAAGCAAACATGTGGCTGCCACTCTCATTCAGCCAGGTGTTCTGCGCTGCTTCGCTCCAG CTCATGAAGCTGGGCAAGTTACGTTGCAAGTGGCACAGAATGGTTTCGTCATCTCAAGTAGCGAGACTTTTGAGTTTCGCTCACCTGCTTCTCAGCAGCAACaaatacagcaacaacaacaaaaacaacagcagcagataGGGCAGCATCAACAGCACCACCAACAGATTGAAGTACATATACATGCAGACTGGTTTGACATGAGCT GTCAACATCTAATGCAGCTTCTACTTGATCGTCTCGGGGAGCTTAAGCGTCGCTTCATTTCAGGAGAAAAACCCCCATCTCTTTGCTCAGATCAA GTGTTGAGTTGCGACATACAGGAGTCTGACCTGGTGGCACATGTTGAAGGATTAAGCAAGCAGTTATGGTGTCTGGACCAAATGTATCCCAAGGTTGGCCATGGTGGGCTAACACTACTCCATCTAGTGTCCGCTCTTGGCCTGGCTAAATTAATCAGTGTACTGATCAGATGgag GAGTAACAACCCAAGTCCTGCTTTGGAGTATGAAGTTGATGCTCACAGTGTTGACAATCATGCCTGTACACCATTG ATGTGGGCATGTGCAAAAGGGCAAACAGATGCAGCTTTGACATTGTATCATTGGAATTCAGGGCCGCTACGTGTATGCAACAAGGATGGTCACCTCCCACTTGCTGTGGCTCACCAGAGAGGTCACCACAACCTTGCCACCCAGTTGGAGCAACTGGAACAAGCACACTTCAAGGCCCCTGCTCCAGCACCAGCCAAG GTCAGATGTCAGAGCATAGAGGCACCATCTTCCCCATGTCACCAAGACCTTGAAATGGTTCATCAGCCAATGTCACCAGAAATAGTGAAAGTAGAACCTCCAGAAATGGCAGGAATTCATAACCTGGAACTAGCATCAACCATGCAGATGTCTCAGGCAACCACTCCACACCATCCACCACAAGCGATGCAGAATCATGGGAAGCTAGTTCGACGCCTGAGTGAACAA GTAATCAGCCCAAGCACATCGTCAGTTTCACCACATGGTCTGAGTAAACGCTACTCTGTTGACATTTTGACACATGAGACTGATTCTGCTAATATAATGGACCATCCAGCATACCACACTCGAGACACATCTTCCGAGCCACGCTTTCCCATAAAGTCCAAGTCTGAGGAGCTGGTACCTGACTTGCAGAAAGCACCATCATTCAACTTTTTCTTGGAGAGTGACAACATGCTAGGGGTGAAGAGAAAAGCTGGCAGGGCAGACCACACCTTCCTCTTGCCACATGACCCAGGCCAATTTCCAATGGATACTG ATGATACCTCTGTTAGAAGTGATAGCCCTTTCATTGATGTTGAACATGTTTCTGATGATGAGCAAGACAAGCAAGATG ACTCCAAGCACCAGATGGTGACTCTGGCCAATCAGATCATTGCAGCAATACCTGAACGTATCAAACTTTCCCCTTCTAAaacagaggaggaagaagatggAAGCATCAATAGAACTCGCTCTGAATCTCACAGTTCCTCAGTTCCCTCACAGGGTTCTCCTCGTCCTTCTTCCTCATCCTTTGGGGATGACTCTGGTATTTCAACCCCCATGACTGATAGCCTGGCTTTTGATGAATATAG ATACACAGACTTTGGAACACCAGCATCATCTTTGAGTCCTGACTCAACATGTCTGCCAAGTCCATACAGTCCATACAGCTTTGCTTTGGACTCACCCCCACCTACAACTGCAGAGTTTACTGAGTACTTCAATGCCCCAGCTACCTACATGGAGAAAGACTTCTCTCAGCTCACTTTATCAG ATCAAGAACAGCGGAAGCTTTATGAGGCAGCAAAGGTAATTCAGAATGCTTATCGCCATTACCGtgacaagcaacaacaacagcagcatcagaAGGAAATTGAGGCAGCTGTTCTGATCCAAAGCTATTACAGGCGATATAAGCAG TATGCCTACTACAAGAAGATGACACAAGCAGCAGTTTTAATACAAAATCAGTTTCGCAGCTACTCTGCTCAGAAACGCAAGAAGAATCCGGGTGGCAGTATGCAGGGTGTACGGAGAGAGTCAGAGCGTCTTAAGAAAGGACGCAATCAGTCAGTCATCATTCAGCAGCGTTACAG GAGTCACTATCAGCGCAAGTCTCTGGATGGCAAGGAGGGAGCAACAGCCATTGGAGCAACACCAGATGCACCTGACAG CTCCCCACAACCGGACGAAAGCCAACAATCATGCGAAGCAAGCCCACCAGCCGATGCTGAATTGTCAGCGGGAGGCAGCAACATAGACAGCACAAACACTTCTTATTCATGA
- the LOC112557425 gene encoding calmodulin-binding transcription activator 1-like isoform X2, with product MSNIEGPTTSQPPPDNSQDDDASKVELPDQLQKILPATEFPHSLTRWNTNEEIAAILIAFDRHKEWLLLEPRIRPPSGSLLMYNRKKVMFRRDGYCWKKRRDGKTNREDHMKLKVKGVECIYGSYVHSAILPTFHRRCYWLLQNPHVVLVHYLNVPNHPNSPKPSLLPVLSGDMRKKEWTKEELVDQLRPMLASGRLGELHPDQDHKVEEMLEAIFQLLVGAQEDDTAKPVAMDTTHHQPLPCGGNTMATAASTLVSHCSVGGISRTLSTPLAQPQVQCTPHNCSKQELELICLPQPGGQHFQGCVSTTPHLQVTPSTLVHHHHSLQQQQPLQQPAAASTTTSSTQSQHDLHFPVVTHDYQQLQSADMTTTASSSSLTLATFSPAYLMTASPSLHPPGSVSTESLSTTITNSPQVQGQTVIPATVSLLASITSPEQAHVVIAEPATASSLTTTSDSLPHKLFSVTAPSGLFKSEVSSDLPQEQRPHQHQQVLTRASSLNNVGGSVPTQNQSGTGMVQLCAGSLIVKDNRDSVLGGLPNVITFGSGNPGASAPQTVPLPSQPDPTPAKDIPLFAANPLAPSSDTSGCDAGQVDEDCRGASGSGIDMGLADSSDNCDTLDGSFSSLPSTDLNLDLFLDLQDLDECAVDLAATTSLSPQRSANASLSCTQLDTSHLSLTSSATLVCSSSGNTKTNADSGGNPLVTSCVQIPSVSENGHVLPGSYLQSVTPAQLSPNHLQVETQSSSASLLLPSRWEVATTAEERHTLLVHSGSAQHLMTKDINIKNAGDVAGLCGAQQKNTRSLFTVGNFPSHHILGEDSAGDNLLEQTAVISDFSPDWSFTEGNTKILVAGPWCVSSATYTCIFGSKHVAATLIQPGVLRCFAPAHEAGQVTLQVAQNGFVISSSETFEFRSPASQQQQIQQQQQKQQQQIGQHQQHHQQIEVHIHADWFDMSCQHLMQLLLDRLGELKRRFISGEKPPSLCSDQVLSCDIQESDLVAHVEGLSKQLWCLDQMYPKVGHGGLTLLHLVSALGLAKLISVLIRWRSNNPSPALEYEVDAHSVDNHACTPLMWACAKGQTDAALTLYHWNSGPLRVCNKDGHLPLAVAHQRGHHNLATQLEQLEQAHFKAPAPAPAKVRCQSIEAPSSPCHQDLEMVHQPMSPEIVKVEPPEMAGIHNLELASTMQMSQATTPHHPPQAMQNHGKLVRRLSEQVISPSTSSVSPHGLSKRYSVDILTHETDSANIMDHPAYHTRDTSSEPRFPIKSKSEELVPDLQKAPSFNFFLESDNMLGVKRKAGRADHTFLLPHDPGQFPMDTDDTSVRSDSPFIDVEHVSDDEQDKQDDSKHQMVTLANQIIAAIPERIKLSPSKTEEEEDGSINRTRSESHSSSVPSQGSPRPSSSSFGDDSGISTPMTDSLAFDEYRYTDFGTPASSLSPDSTCLPSPYSPYSFALDSPPPTTAEFTEYFNAPATYMEKDFSQLTLSDQEQRKLYEAAKVIQNAYRHYRDKQQQQQHQKEIEAAVLIQSYYRRYKQYAYYKKMTQAAVLIQNQFRSYSAQKRKKNPGGSMQGVRRESERLKKGRNQSVIIQQRYRSHYQRKSLDGKEGATAIGATPDAPDRELWNLLHIIRLPTTGRKPTIMRSKPTSRC from the exons ATGAGCAACATAGAGGGGCCGACAACCAGTCAGCCACCCCCAGACAATAGTCAAG ACGATGATGCATCAAAAGTGGAATTACCAGACCAGTTGCAGAAGATTTTGCCTGCTACAGAATTTCCACACAGTCTCACTCGCTGGAATACCAATGAG GAAATAGCTGCTATTCTCATCGCATTTGATCGCCACAAAGAATGGCTGCTTTTAGAGCCCAGGATAAG ACCACCAAGTGGATCTCTCTTGATGTACAACCGCAAGAAAGTGATGTTCCGGCGAGATGGCTATTGTTGGAAAAAGAGACGGGATGGAAAGACCAATCGAGAAGACCATATGAAATTGAAGGTGAAAGGTGTGGAG TGCATCTATGGATCATATGTCCATTCTGCCATTCTCCCAACCTTTCATCGTAGATGCTATTGGCTTCTCCAA aATCCCCATGTGGTGCTTGTTCATTACCTGAATGTGCCAAACCATCCAAACAGCCCCAAACCAAGCCTATTGCCTGTTTTGTCTGGGGATATGCGCAAGAAGGAATGGACCAAAGAAGAACTTGTCGACCAACTCAGACCAATGT TGGCATCTGGTCGACTAGGAGAACTTCATCCTGATCAAGACCACAAG GTGGAGGAAATGCTGGAGGCCATTTTTCAGCTGCTGGTTGGTGCTCAGGAAGATGATACAGCAAAACCTGTTGCCATGGACACCACTCATCATCAGCCACTTCCCTGTGGTGGCAACACCATGGCTACTGCAGCATCAACATTGGTTTCACACTGTAGCGTTGGTGGCATCAGCAGAACCCTATCAACACCTTTAGCTCAGCCACAGGTGCAGTGTACCCCCCACAATTGCTCTAAGCAAGAATTGGAGTTGATCTGTCTGCCCCAGCCAGGTGGGCAACATTTCCAAGGCTGTGTGTCCACAACGCCTCATCTTCAGGTCACACCCAGCACTCTtgttcaccaccaccacagcttgcaacagcagcagccactGCAACAACctgcagcagcatcaacaaccACATCTTCCACTCAGTCACAGCACGACCTTCATTTTCCTGTAGTAACACATGACTACCAGCAGTTACAGAGTGCAGACATGACCACTACAGCATCGAGCAGCAGTCTGACCCTTGCCACCTTTTCACCAGCTTACTTGATGACTGCATCGCCATCTTTACATCCTCCTGGATCCGTGTCTACAGAATCTCTGAGCACAACGATCACAAACAGCCCTCAGGTACAAGGACAGACTGTAATCCCTGCCACCGTTAGTCTTTTGGCCAGCATCACAAGCCCAGAACAGGCCCATGTGGTAATAGCAGAGCCTGCCACTGCTAGCTCTCTTACCACAACTTCTGACTCTTTGCCCCACaaattgttttctgtgacaGCCCCTTCAGGGCTGTTCAAGTCTGAAGTTTCAAGTGATTTGCCCCAAGAGCAGCGACCACATCAGCACCAGCAGGTTTTGACCAGAGCATCCTCACTAAACAATGTAGGTGGCAGTGTCCCGACACAGAATCAGAGTGGCACCGGCATGGTGCAGCTGTGTGCTGGCAGCCTAATTGTCAAAGACAATAGGGATTCTGTACTTGGTGGCCTACCCAATGTAATCACTTTTGGTTCAGGAAATCCAGGTGCCTCAGCACCTCAGACTGTTCCTTTGCCCTCCCAACCTGACCCCACCCCTGCTAAAGACATTCCTTTGTTTGCGGCAAATCCCTTGGCTCCAAGCAGTGATACCAGCGGTTGTGATGCTGGGCAAGTTGATGAAGACTGTAGGGGTGCAAGTGGCAGTGGCATTGACATGGGACTTGCTGATAGTAGCGACAACTGTGATACCTTGGATGGCAGCTTCTCTTCCCTCCCTTCCACTGATCTCAACCTGGACCTTTTTCTTGATCTTCAAGATCTAGATGAGTGTGCAGTTGACTTAGCTGCAACAACATCTCTGTCTCCCCAACGCAGTGCTAATGCTTCTCTCTCATGCACCCAGTTGGACACATCTCATTTGTCTCTCACTTCCTCTGCTACCCTTGTGTGCAGCAGCAGTGGCAACACCAAAACTAATGCAGACTCGGGGGGTAATCCCTTGGTCACAAGCTGTGTACAGATTCCTTCTGTGAGTGAAAATGGTCACGTTCTCCCAGGCAGCTATCTGCAGTCAGTGACACCTGCTCAACTGTCTCCAAATCATTTACAGGTTGAAACTCAGTCTAGTAGTGCCAGCTTGCTTCTTCCTTCCAGGTGGGAGGTTGCCACAACAGCTGAAGAGAGACATACCCTTCTTGTACACAGTGGCAGTGCCCAGCATCTTATGacaaaagatattaatattaaaaatgctGGTGATGTGGCAGGCCTCTGTGGTGCTCAGCAGAAAAATACTCGGAGCCTATTTACTGTGGGCAACTTTCCATCACATCATATTCTTGGTGAAGATTCTGCTGGTGACAACTTGTTGGAACAGACAGCTGTTATTAGCGATTTTTCACCAGACTGGTCCTTTACAGAG GGAAACACAAAGATACTAGTGGCAGGTCCCTGGTGCGTCTCATCAGCTACATACACTTGCATCTTTGGAAGCAAACATGTGGCTGCCACTCTCATTCAGCCAGGTGTTCTGCGCTGCTTCGCTCCAG CTCATGAAGCTGGGCAAGTTACGTTGCAAGTGGCACAGAATGGTTTCGTCATCTCAAGTAGCGAGACTTTTGAGTTTCGCTCACCTGCTTCTCAGCAGCAACaaatacagcaacaacaacaaaaacaacagcagcagataGGGCAGCATCAACAGCACCACCAACAGATTGAAGTACATATACATGCAGACTGGTTTGACATGAGCT GTCAACATCTAATGCAGCTTCTACTTGATCGTCTCGGGGAGCTTAAGCGTCGCTTCATTTCAGGAGAAAAACCCCCATCTCTTTGCTCAGATCAA GTGTTGAGTTGCGACATACAGGAGTCTGACCTGGTGGCACATGTTGAAGGATTAAGCAAGCAGTTATGGTGTCTGGACCAAATGTATCCCAAGGTTGGCCATGGTGGGCTAACACTACTCCATCTAGTGTCCGCTCTTGGCCTGGCTAAATTAATCAGTGTACTGATCAGATGgag GAGTAACAACCCAAGTCCTGCTTTGGAGTATGAAGTTGATGCTCACAGTGTTGACAATCATGCCTGTACACCATTG ATGTGGGCATGTGCAAAAGGGCAAACAGATGCAGCTTTGACATTGTATCATTGGAATTCAGGGCCGCTACGTGTATGCAACAAGGATGGTCACCTCCCACTTGCTGTGGCTCACCAGAGAGGTCACCACAACCTTGCCACCCAGTTGGAGCAACTGGAACAAGCACACTTCAAGGCCCCTGCTCCAGCACCAGCCAAG GTCAGATGTCAGAGCATAGAGGCACCATCTTCCCCATGTCACCAAGACCTTGAAATGGTTCATCAGCCAATGTCACCAGAAATAGTGAAAGTAGAACCTCCAGAAATGGCAGGAATTCATAACCTGGAACTAGCATCAACCATGCAGATGTCTCAGGCAACCACTCCACACCATCCACCACAAGCGATGCAGAATCATGGGAAGCTAGTTCGACGCCTGAGTGAACAA GTAATCAGCCCAAGCACATCGTCAGTTTCACCACATGGTCTGAGTAAACGCTACTCTGTTGACATTTTGACACATGAGACTGATTCTGCTAATATAATGGACCATCCAGCATACCACACTCGAGACACATCTTCCGAGCCACGCTTTCCCATAAAGTCCAAGTCTGAGGAGCTGGTACCTGACTTGCAGAAAGCACCATCATTCAACTTTTTCTTGGAGAGTGACAACATGCTAGGGGTGAAGAGAAAAGCTGGCAGGGCAGACCACACCTTCCTCTTGCCACATGACCCAGGCCAATTTCCAATGGATACTG ATGATACCTCTGTTAGAAGTGATAGCCCTTTCATTGATGTTGAACATGTTTCTGATGATGAGCAAGACAAGCAAGATG ACTCCAAGCACCAGATGGTGACTCTGGCCAATCAGATCATTGCAGCAATACCTGAACGTATCAAACTTTCCCCTTCTAAaacagaggaggaagaagatggAAGCATCAATAGAACTCGCTCTGAATCTCACAGTTCCTCAGTTCCCTCACAGGGTTCTCCTCGTCCTTCTTCCTCATCCTTTGGGGATGACTCTGGTATTTCAACCCCCATGACTGATAGCCTGGCTTTTGATGAATATAG ATACACAGACTTTGGAACACCAGCATCATCTTTGAGTCCTGACTCAACATGTCTGCCAAGTCCATACAGTCCATACAGCTTTGCTTTGGACTCACCCCCACCTACAACTGCAGAGTTTACTGAGTACTTCAATGCCCCAGCTACCTACATGGAGAAAGACTTCTCTCAGCTCACTTTATCAG ATCAAGAACAGCGGAAGCTTTATGAGGCAGCAAAGGTAATTCAGAATGCTTATCGCCATTACCGtgacaagcaacaacaacagcagcatcagaAGGAAATTGAGGCAGCTGTTCTGATCCAAAGCTATTACAGGCGATATAAGCAG TATGCCTACTACAAGAAGATGACACAAGCAGCAGTTTTAATACAAAATCAGTTTCGCAGCTACTCTGCTCAGAAACGCAAGAAGAATCCGGGTGGCAGTATGCAGGGTGTACGGAGAGAGTCAGAGCGTCTTAAGAAAGGACGCAATCAGTCAGTCATCATTCAGCAGCGTTACAG GAGTCACTATCAGCGCAAGTCTCTGGATGGCAAGGAGGGAGCAACAGCCATTGGAGCAACACCAGATGCACCTGACAG AGAGCTATGGAATCTATTGCATATCATTAGG CTCCCCACAACCGGACGAAAGCCAACAATCATGCGAAGCAAGCCCACCAGCCGATGCTGA